The DNA region gaaaacgaaaaaggagaaactataactaaacgaatcgaatcgggatggagaatgtgcattgattataggaaactaaacaaagcaacccgaaaagatcatttccctttaccattcattgaccaaatgttagaacgattagcaaaacattcacatttctgttatttagacggttattcaggcttctttcaaataccaattcaccctgatgaccaagaaaagacaacattcacatgcccttttggtaccttcgcgtatagacgaatgccgtttggtctgtgtaatgcccctgcaacttttcaaagatgcatgatggcaattttcgccgactttctcgaaaacatcatggaagtattcatggatgacttttctgtgtacggacaaagtttcgaagaatgccttgaaaacctggaaagagttcttgaacgatgtgtaaaagtaaacttagtacttaattgggaaaagtgccactttatggtacaagaaggaattgttttaggacacatcatctcgaacagaggaattgaagtagacaaagccaaaatagaggtaatcgaaaatcttcaacccccaagaaccgtgagagaagtacgaagctttttaggacacgccggtttctaccgacgattcatcaaagacttctctaagataactaaacccttaaccggactattaatgaaagatgctgaattcatattcgacgataactgtttaaaagcatttcaaactcttaaacaagcattgatctccgcacccattatgcagacaccagactggaatgaaccattcgaaataatgtgcgatgccagtgattatgctgtaggtgctgttttaggacaaagaaaggataaaaagctccatgttatatattacgctagcagaaccctggatgaagcacagatgaattatgccacaaccgaaaaagaactcctagcagtagtatttgcgctagataaatttcgttcttatttggtaggagccaaaataatagtttacactgatcatgctgctatcaggtaccttctaacaaaaaaggatgctaaacctagactcctaagatggatcttgttactacaagaattcgacttagaaatcaaggacaagaaaggaactgagaacgtagtagcagaccacctctctagacttgagaaccttgaaccagaaagaacatccattaatgatgatttctcgtatgacaaactcatagctactttggaagagaacaactccgacatgcaagtagaaaccaccttagctatatctgtcataccatggtacgctgatctagtcaattatttagctgccggaatagttccacctactttatcttaccagcagaagaaaagattcttccatgacataaaacactattactgggatgatcccttacttttcaaaagaggtcccgatggtattttccgtcgatgtgtacccgaagaagaggtagaaaatataatccaacactgtcactccgcgccttatggtggacacacaagtacatccaagacctgctctaaaatcctacaagctggcttttattggccaactatatggaaggacgtacatgcggctattaaggagtgtgacagatgtcaacgcacgggaaacatatctagacgtgacgagatgccacaaaatggtattttggaagtagagatttttgacgtgtggggaatagacttcatgggaccgtttccatcctccttcggtaacaagtacatactcgtggcggttgactacgtatcaaagtggatcgaagctatagcttctccaactaatgacacccgagtagtaactagactctttaaaaatataatttttccgagatttggcatcccaaggatagtagtcagtgatggtggatcgcactttatatccaaggtactcgaaaaactactacttaaatatggagtgagacataggatagcaacaccttaccaccctcaaaccagtggacaagtggaagtatctaacagagaaatcaagcaaatactagaaaaaacggtcgccacttcaaggaaagattggtcattgaaattaccagaagctttatgggcataccgaactgcttataaaactcccatagggacgaccccatttaagctcatttatggaaaatcctgtcacctcccggtagaattagaacacaaagcctattgggctattagaaatttaaatttgaattataaagccgccggtgaaaagagaatccttgacataaacgaattagaggaactcagaagagacgcctatgaaaatgccaaaatctataaagaaagaacaaaacaatggcatgataagcgtatatcaaggaaaatcttcaagcaaggcgacgcagtactcttatttaactccagactaaaattattcccgggaaaactacgatccagatggtcaggacctttccatatcactaaaatctttcccagtggagcggtagaaattaaaggacaatctacagaaccgttcaccgtaaacgggcaacgtctgaaacattatcactatgcggaaaccaacgaggattcgcaaattctacacttagacgaaacgcccccaggactcatagacaATGTTTAGCAGTTTCTctgtcgagcttgcgacatttaaacaaagcgcttagtgggagacaacccacaaattaatttgttattttattattttattattattatcatttctctatttttctcttaattattcttttaatttctatttagtattcattattgatttattcaaaaagaaaaaaatatatatctatatatattaataataattctattcttctttcggcatttggccaaatcctgacttaaactcatgttttcttttctctagttaacactaaccagatgggacattttgaccgtatgggtatcaagttcagaggaatggctcagaaacgaaggtttgaagaactagccactagagagatgctacctagtttatatgctgatgattgggctatgactgcccttggactgagacagagtgtcctgtttttgctgaatcagataggatgggagacctcccctattCTGAGACctttcaccacctaccggagactcacattagaattccttagttcattaatctatctacctagccatggaaaaggaattaccagaggttttatccagttcagaatgttcaatatggagtaccaatttaatactagagacttcaccaaccttttgggttttcctacctcctttgatacattcactattagccaggaagaacttcttgaatatagagagcttgaacacttttggggtaagctgactggaaatgatgagcccgaagaacatgagtttctctctggaaacatacataacccggcttttcgctatttccataagatcctgacccacactttatttgggaagaagccaaatagtacttcagtttcacgtgatgaactcttcatcatattttgtgcttcccagaaccgtccagtaaacggtgctacttttatgttagctaatttggaccaccttatccaggatgagagagcacccattagaataggcggcctgataactatgataggtaatgctattggactacgtcagcctatgcttgacctgaaccctttttgtggcattaccactatgagtatacctttcctcttcaacactatgtttatagcaaacatagggtctgatgagtttgagctcgttattgataaccaggttctctgcctattcaccctgcccgatcctaggactagtgttcataaccaaaggaactggctctataacctgaatgaaaccccaactcctgctggatccactgaatccatccaggattatgagatttgtgatgactatgagcattatgttgaccatatctctcttgctgaatctgaccctcagactccatccggctaccatgatattgatcctcctcctcagcctgtcctgaccgaagaatcagccatgcctgatctccgacatcatatgccaggaacagatattaaaaccgtcattgaagccttgatgtcagaacaaaacgccctcagggaagacttccacagcttgagacttgcagtcctagaacacatgagcagcacggcaagtcagttacgtatgttacggcatcacgttaactcttttactcctccggccagagatccgaagatagatggaatttagttatttttctttctaagttatttagttttaggctagattttttcattaatgttatttgaattcatgtttatttctatttcattttattatttgcccttcctgtaatacattatgatcaatttttatttgaatctgtttagttaatttattttgcaatgcctattatgctctactgttattacttattattattattatacaaagcaatTAAGCATGCATACTAAATTAAGCTACAGACTAAAACGTTCATAAGCagaataaaatattaaattaCGCTACCAAGTGATTCTGTGAAGCGCTACTAAGCCTTTCCAAAAAggaagtgtgacgagcgtcacaccaccCATGACGGGCGGCACACTTagtgcctgttacgagcgtcacagccttgtgacgagcgtaacgcttctcagacatgtgaacgttagggagccgttggagacgaacgttacacccccacctttttacattccccattcatttttcatttaccacaattaattacttttcaaccactcttttcttttcacctcccacattttacctataaataccctccaaacttccttctttcaccacaaacaactctctcatatcaaatatacaattcttttcttttccaaatcactcattcaaaaattcatcacaatggcgggaaatcaaaacttcggaaatatcatcttccgatccggagatgacaactatcagcaagagcaattcgagcgcttccaacagcgaggcgtcgctcccaccaggtaccccgatttaacttgtttacaacaattgggcttacaccaaggtatcgagtggatgctccgtagagccgatttaaccttcctttgcacccataaccaacccacctatccttccctaaccttagaattcctaagttcttacgactacaccactcccgccggtgaaggcgaatttctaaccggtacagcaaccttccgtatgtttaacaccgagtactctctaacccaacgccaattgagtgccatgctgcaatttcccacagaaggtctgctccatgccagaattcccccaacctcaaactggaacacagttctagttttcgacctatttaagaaaatttccggtatcaatacctacaactgggaagaactccttctctcccacatccataaccccaccatccgctattttctccgtatcctgcaaaacacactctttggaagaccaaacaacagtaaggtcaactcaaaagaactctttttcctccagtgcgttttcgaatcggatactacggtaaacgccgcctcttttctccttcatcatatccgcaccttatgtgctagaggccggcaaccattcataattggtggattaataacctccatagcacttggcctgaacctaggggataaactccaaactttagaatccctaccacccctgtctatggatatcagctattgtcgctccagccgcctgatcaaaaacagagtaggcggaggctattatctgatggtgaacaaccaagctgtcccaagtgttgtgctacccaataccaccctaaccgatgtcacaaacccgaaccgccacctctacgatcttagcgctcctgaaaccaccgacccttcacaaacaaaccagcaaacagatgagtttgaagaaatggaacaaggtgatcatccgccaacacaaccgtcagtcccgctcaacccttccagtaatgcagccggcccatcctcccaacgtcgtcgacgacgaaggcctgcgaccaacgatgacattatggatgctatcgatggaatgcaggcacagaatacagagatgatgcagatgatgcgtcaaatgcaacagcaacaggatgctcggaatgccataaccgaccagcggtttactgagttgtttagcagattcgacagcttagacatacgtcaaagatcaccaggaccaagaaccagaggtggaaggcagccttagttgtatttttctttttcctttatattttgtatttctttcccttcaaacatcgaggacaatgtttagttcaagtatgggggggaaattattctttccattctcatctttgtttcaagtttgtactctcccttttcattgttatttccttataaaaacaaaatatttttttttaagttaagtcctgaatgtgaaagtttctattatctatttccctcaactttcttgagccataacaaaaattttaacacacccaataagtataaaggtcgcctactttataaaatttgagtgaaatcaaaacaaaatcattaccataacaacgctctgagaacctcaatatgttagatcaggataagtacctattataccgattccttgaacttttagttctatggcaaccccaagtagtttatacagaagtcagcaccatcttaatagcaaactacgtggagagccgatgaatataagtgaatgatccccaaagtaacctaagaAAATTAAActaggtgatccttaccagatcatttaacctaaaggttgcagatcatgcaaaagcacaatacgaaagatccattatgaattggttcagtaggaatctggtactgaacttggtagggcggactacggttcgatcccccgcaatttgcaatggactgaataatgaagttatccgacttatgtaccagaacttctagctaaaagcggatcatagtcactaaccggttactccactatgtgcgcgaaaggataaagggcttaatgtgatttcgctagaatgaaaacgggcaaaataagactaaaggaaccaggatagctatcatagggtacttgaaccgatcggcataaggtagggttatctaagttgtaacggtagttgttgatgtcaagattaaactcaagtcctcctaaacaaaaatccattggcaacctagtacgaattgatgtgtgctttaaaatttcatccggctaaaacttttaacaagttctatactgaattttgcttgaggacaagcaaagatttaagtatgggggagtttgataacacgaaattatatcgctttttaagacttaattcaattaaattattttatcatttacgctaatttatcccattttatcagatattatgcagtatttcttttctatttatatcaggtacccattttgaagcaaaagtgaaaaagggaagaaaaggaggggtaaaaagcaacaaaaaggagagaaaaggaaccaaaggccaaagcccagcccaaagcgcacaagtcaccaatgctgtgcctgtgacggacgtcacaggacgcgtgacgagcaTCACGCGaagcagccttgtgacggacgtcacacatggtgtgacgaacgtcacaccagtcctctatatttttggcgcaaggaactcaactgaccacgttgaagcCCACTTCCACtcacgcttaaccctcggaagCCTACTACCATGCACGCGGAAACCCTTGAAAAGTGGTTACACCAGCAGCTTATAAATAGCAGCAAATTGGGAACTTCCAGACacacagtttttgcacgctcagtcttgcggaagctctgccaaatttattttttcacgcctttgcctatttttcttcctttccagcatcgttcactttatttattttattttgcaagctttgttttctttttcccttgcaatttattttccccgttcttagcttttagatatttttcgcgtagtagtttctacaccggaaactactgggcaactttataccggatttaaccttacgttattttcgagtttttttatttccttgatttaatttactgtttaattgaagaatcgaagaacaaatcctaccggcttgtggtggagtgttcaagaccattgtattacgcattcaggttctttaattgttatttaatttttatgctttattctactgtttatttacattgcatgcctggaatgagtctgtttatgcatgatatagattcttatttatttagcatgtctggctaatttgcctaggtatcggtatgtaaagtaagcagaaagagggatcaaaactaagtcggtctattcaaacttaaaattagaatcaatctttttatggtcttaacttacaggtttaataacaagattttttacaaaagtaaaagacataaagaagttgaaaccaacagagcgagagtttgaggttttaactggacagtgtaagttagtcattaaatctatctcagggcgagagcaagttttagaattaattaaattctgacctttttccaaaaagtatttttaaagattgaatgtgaggacgagagttaagcatttagatttaattgtataacctaagtcaacagagcgaaagtttgagataagggtgtttaaaacggtcagtattttcttaaaaagagtttctgcaactttattgttttcaaaatatgatttttgacttaattataagtgacagcaacattaacataagatcatggtttcttcaacagagcgagagtttgagataaaacctttaaccaataaagttagtcgaaacgatttattttaaaaccgagagaccgacaaggaattgattccctagttttgacgaactacataccgatatccgttttattgatatttaatctagatattagtttagctcttagctcccttccccaaacaatcaaacattttcaccttagatttacgtagtaaccttagataacggtacatcgattcataagtccctgtgggatcgatatcttttaaaactacgcgatagaactgtgcacttgcagtttgtatcccattctcgactcacacagtcgagcgatcatACTCCACAAAAGAACCAATGAAGTTAGTCATAGTTCTCTCCACCTTCTCTAACATAAGCCCTGACGAAAGGTTGTGGACTTGAACCCAAAAATCAACATGGAAGAGTGGAGTGTTCTCTGTATGAACACCCGATTTCACCCTTTCAATGATAAGCAGATGACTATCAAAAGTCCATGGTCCTCCCTTCAATGCTACTTCCATGTCGAGACTGTGGGCAAAGTGAAATAAGAACATCCCATCCTTTTCATGTTTGATAGTGACTCACTGCAATGGCCTCCATATACCTGCTACTCTTACTTTCATCGATCTCAAGTGAATTAATTTGTCACACAAGAACCTTCCCACCAAGCACCATTGTAAGTCGCATGATTCGTCTCCTACTTCCCCCACATCGAAACAAAATCCTCCATCGTCTTCCTCCTCTTGTATAGATAACCCTTCAATATTCAGACTCGCCATTAAAAAATGAATTGAAAAACCGACTTCAAAGGAGAGAAGAAAACCAGACCTAACATATACAAGGAAAAACTGTAATTATATTAGACCTCATTTATGTTGAAATAAAATATATATCTTTTAAAACTGTTatatttgaatttaaaaaaataataaacaaTAGAAGAATAAATGTAAAATAAAATATGCTTTGATTTTATATTAGACCTCATTTATGATAAATTTCTTAAGTTAAAAAGATACTTTGATTTTGGTAAAGAAAAATATGCTTATTTTGAAATATGATGAGTATTTCTTACATTTTTTACAAAACTTTTTTACCTATAACTtttgagaaaataaaatatgcattcaaatataaaataatttatactatcaactaataactaacattaatatttttaaattaataatataatatGGTTGAATGAGGAATTCTTATTTAATGATCATTACTTTTAATTTCTAACTTTTTAAGTCAATATAAATGATTTTATTTTaacacaatataaaatatttatcAGTAAAAAGATAATTTGAAATTTGATTTATAAGTTCAAATTTGTGCTACTTTTATTGTAAACATTTTATGTTTAAGAAGTTTGTATATAATACATTTTTGTTTAGAAAACAAAACTTTGAGTTTAGAATGAATTAAAGCTACGTATCATTTTTTTTGTTAGGATTAAAAAAATAGTTAAAATAAATTATGATTAAAATTAGAAGATTTCCATTTTATATATTTAAGGATTTAATCAGAAATGCAATTTTACCATAGTAATACTTTATGATACTCTTTTTCCtttatcatttttatttatttataacTATTTTATAGAATTCTATGACACACATTTAACATAGTATCCTTAAAAATGTGTCATATATTATGTTTATGGTATCTAATACTAGATTTGTCAGGGTTTTTTTAGGATCATCTTTTAAGACACTGCATATGATATGTCAAAGTTCTTCTACCATTGTCAGTAAACAGGCATTAGCAACAAAAAGAGAAAAGAGGAGAAAAAAAAAGCTGATCAAGATTACAGAAATCTTGTGTCAACTTTCTATTACAATGCCGTCATTGTCATGTTTGGACTTGTTCTCTTGCTATATTATTACAGTTCCATGGAAATCcaaaaaagaaaaatcagaaaaacaCAGTTCTATGGCTTCTTGGTTTTATCTTTGTGCACACGAAATGCTTGAAGAAATGCCTCAACAAACAATTTCCCATTTTCTGCTGCTAGCTCAAGCACATTTCAGAATGCAGAAAATCTAATACTCTGTATGATTCTTTGTTTAATGATATGATGGTGACTTGACTGACCCTTTTAATTCTACAGTATCAAGTGAGGTAGAATTGACATCAAGAATGGAAACAGGATCACAATGATGAGAACAAGACCAAGAAGTATGGCATAACATGTCCATTTCCTTGAATCCTTTTGATGCTCTCTAGCCTCGTGAAGTTGTTCAGTACCTCTCCTAACAAAAGAACTAGCATGTGCGACATGACTCTCTATGTTATTCAGTTGTTGTCCTTGTGATTCAACAAGTGCTGCCATGTCCAGAAAAACTTGATGTAATTCAATCAAGTTTTTCTCTATTTCCTTAACAGCATCATGTCTTTCTTGAATCTCAGATATCGTGTCCATAATTTGACCCCTACCCTGTTCCTGAATTGCTCTCTGCATAAAAGTTTCACTTTCTCCACTTGATATCAAATTCTCAATTGTGTCTTCATCAGCTTTCTCACCTGTTATTGTAAAATACCTTCTTTCAATTGTTTCCTTGTACTCTTGTTGCATTCTTGCTCTTAACCCTTGAAAATCATCCATCATATCTTTGAGTTTTTTTCCCAATCCACTAACCACTGAAGTTCTTGTTCTATCTGCCGATGAACCTGGACCACACCCTGCAATCTTTCTATTCGCGGCATTCGAACGTTCTAATGTTTCGAGCTTACCCTTTATGATTTTAACTCTTTTGAGAACCTGTTCAACGTCTTGATCCATCCTTGCTCGAAGATCTTTCATTGTTTTAGCATTATGGACAATTTTGCTTTCTTCATTTGCCTCTTGTAATTTTCTATAAAGCTTCTCAACTAGCCTCATGTCTTCTTTCACATTCTCAACATCCTCAAAGAATTTATCAAGGTTGATGCTTTCTTTTCCTGCTTCTATATCATCCATGTGAGCTTGCTCCTTCAAGTCACT from Lathyrus oleraceus cultivar Zhongwan6 chromosome 1, CAAS_Psat_ZW6_1.0, whole genome shotgun sequence includes:
- the LOC127082755 gene encoding syntaxin-124 is translated as MNDLFSSSFKKYSDLKEQAHMDDIEAGKESINLDKFFEDVENVKEDMRLVEKLYRKLQEANEESKIVHNAKTMKDLRARMDQDVEQVLKRVKIIKGKLETLERSNAANRKIAGCGPGSSADRTRTSVVSGLGKKLKDMMDDFQGLRARMQQEYKETIERRYFTITGEKADEDTIENLISSGESETFMQRAIQEQGRGQIMDTISEIQERHDAVKEIEKNLIELHQVFLDMAALVESQGQQLNNIESHVAHASSFVRRGTEQLHEAREHQKDSRKWTCYAILLGLVLIIVILFPFLMSILPHLIL